In Perognathus longimembris pacificus isolate PPM17 chromosome 3, ASM2315922v1, whole genome shotgun sequence, a single window of DNA contains:
- the Aldh2 gene encoding aldehyde dehydrogenase, mitochondrial: MLRAAAAALVAARLGLRPSRRLLSAAASQAVPAPNQQPEVFYNQIFINNEWHDSVSKKTFPTVNPSTGEVICQVAEGNKEDVDRAVKAARAAFQLGSPWRRMDASDRGRLLYRLADLIERDRTYLAALETLDNGKPYIISYLVDLDMVLKCLRYYAGWADKYHGKTIPIDGDFFSYTRHEPVGVCGQIIPWNFPLLMQAWKLGPALATGNVVVMKVAEQTPLTALYVANLIKEAGFPPGVVNIVPGFGPTAGAAIASHEDVDKVAFTGSTEVGHLIQTAAGKSNLKRVTLELGGKSPNIIMSDADMDWAVEQAHFALFFNQGQCCCAGSRTFVQEDVYAEFVERSVARAKSRVVGNPFDSRTEQGPQVDETQFQKILGYIKSGKQEGAKLLCGGGAAADRGYFIQPTVFADVQDGMTIAKEEIFGPVMQILKFKTIEEVVGRANNSKYGLAAAVFTNDLDKANYLSQALQAGTVWINCYDVFGAQSPFGGYKMSGSGRELGEYGLQAYTEVKTVTIKVPQKNS, translated from the exons ATGttgcgcgccgccgccgccgcgctggTCGCCGCTCGCCTCGGGCTCCGCCCGAGCCGCCGCCTGCTGTCGGCTGCCGCCTCCCAAGCCGTGCCGGCCCCCAACCAGCAGCCCGAGGTCTTCTACAACCAG ATCTTCATAAACAATGAATGGCATGACTCCGTCAGCAAGAAAACCTTCCCCACCGTCAATCCATCCACGGGAGAGGTCATCTGTCAGGTAGCAGAGGGGAACAAG GAAGACGTGGACAGGGCAGTGAAGGCTGCCCGGGCCGCCTTCCAACTGGGCTCGCCCTGGCGCCGCATGGATGCCTCTGACAGGGGCCGGCTGCTGTACCGCCTGGCTGATCTGATTGAGCGGGACCGGACCTATCTGGCG GCCTTGGAGACCCTGGACAATGGCAAGCCATACATAATCTCCTACCTGGTGGACTTGGACATGGTCCTGAAATGCCTCCG TTATTATGCCGGCTGGGCTGATAAGTACCACGGGAAAACCATTCCCATTGATGGAGACTTCTTTAGCTACACCCGCCATGAGCCTGTTGGGGTGTGTGGCCAAATCATCCCG TGGAACTTCCCACTTCTGATGCAAGCATGGAAACTGGGCCCGGCCTTGGCGACTGGAAACGTGGTTGTGATGAAGGTCGCCGAGCAGACGCCTCTCACTGCCCTCTATGTGGCCAACTTGATCAAGGAG GCTGGCTTCCCCCCTGGTGTAGTCAACATTGTTCCTGGTTTCGGACCCACAGCTGGGGCCGCCATTGCGTCCCACGAAGACGTGGACAAAGTGGCATTCACAGGGTCAACGGAG GTTGGCCATCTGATCCAGACTGCCGCAGGGAAGAGCAACCTCAAGAGAGTGACGCTGGAACTGGGGGGCAAGAGCCCCAACATCATCATGTCAGATGCTGATA tggACTGGGCTGTGGAGCAGGCCCACTTCGCCCTGTTCTTCAACCAGGGCCAGTGCTGCTGTGCTGGTTCACGGACTTTTGTGCAGGAGGACGTGTACGCGGAGTTTGTGGAGCGGAGTGTCGCCCGGGCCAAGTCTCGGGTGGTTGGAAACCCCTTTGACAGCCGGACTGAGCAGGGGCCGCAG GTGGATGAAACTCAATTTCAGAAGATCCTTGGCTATATCAAGTCAGGAAAGCAAGAGGGAGCAAAGCTCCTGTGTGGTGGGGGTGCAGCTGCCGATCGTGGCTATTTCATCCAGCCCACTGTGTTTGCAGACGTGCAAGATGGCATGACCATTGCCAAGGAGGAG aTCTTTGGTCCAGTGATGCAGATCCTGAAATTCAAGACCATCGAGGAGGTTGTTGGCAGAGCCAACAATTCCAAGTATGGGCTGGCCGCGGCTGTCTTCACAAATGACCTGGACAAGGCCAATTACCTGTCCCAAGCTCTCCAAGCGGGCACTGTGTG GATCAACTGCTACGATGTATTTGGGGCCCAGTCCCCATTTGGTGGCTACAAGATGTCGGGGAGTGGCCGGGAGCTGGGCGAGTATGGCCTGCAAGCATACACCGAAGTAAAGACG GTCACCATCAAAGTGCCCCAGAAGAACTCCTAA